The following is a genomic window from Cryomorphaceae bacterium 1068.
TCACGAGGCAATAATTTGAAATTACCAAAACTGAAAAAGCCAACTCCTATCGCATCGTACTCGGCAAATTGCGTGGGTACAAAGGCAAAGAGAGCATCATCAGCTCTGTAGTCACCTGAACCATCATTGAGAACGTACTCACCGAACCCGGCATCCGCGTTTACGCATATAGCTCCGCTTACGGAAAGCAAAACTGACTCGAATTCCTCAACACCGGCAGCACCTGTAGATACAGAAGTAGCCGAAGGAAGAGGATTAGCTGATGAATTGACAGCTACAGAAGTAGCAGAAATACGAGTTAGTCCATTGCTTTCTTGAACAGCACCCGTAACGGTAACATTATCGCCTTGCATGGCAATGGTTGAGGCGTCTAGAACAAAAATTCCTGACCAAGCTCCTGTACCGTCTTGAATCCAAAACCCGCCGTTTCCAACGGCAGTAACGATTCCTGAAGTTTCAACAGTTTCACCCACTCTTGGTGAGTCACCGGATGGATCAGTCGTTTCTTGAATTTCATTAATGGTATAAACGGTTGTTGTTGAACCCCCTTCAGGATCGAACGTTCCTACAGGAACGGGCTGTGAGGCAGAAGCGTTTGTCGTTTCACCATCAAGAGCATCCGGACCTGGAATAGTCCAATCGCCTGCGTTGAAAGTAGTGGTAGTAGTAGAACCATTTGCTCTATAAGCCCATGAATCGGCATACTCCCAAGCCTGTCCGGAACCGTCAACATTGATATCTCCGAAAACGTCTACTGCTACGCCACCTTGGAAAAGCTCAACAGCGTCATCTCCGTTTATTGAAAGCGCTCCCGAAACATAGTCTGAGTCAAACCCGAAAAACTCGTTAAAACGTGCACTATCGGAAGAAACATAAATAAAGTCGCCTTCCATTGCAGACACGGCTGGAAAAGTAAATTCTTCTCCATCAGATCCGCCTCCATTGTTAGCAGAACCAATTCCGTAAACACTCAAATCTGCAACATCGTTGAGAACGTAAATTTCAGCTCCCTTGGGTGTTCCTCCCGTAAGTGTGGCATCGAATACCGCTGTAATAATAAGATCACTCTGCCCAAATGTCAGAGTAGATAAAAGTAAAGCTGCAGACAACATCGTTGCTCTGAACAGTCGAATTTTGGTCATAATGATTTGTTTTTAAGTTATTCTGCAAGATTACTGCAAATTCTTCATTTTTGCACGCTTCATGAATTATCGAATTGTTAACAGATTTAGTTCGTCGATGAAAAAAAGCAGTTTGTCGAAGATGTGTTGAAAAAATTTAGAAGGGCTACTTTTGCACCATATGAAATCTGATCTGAAAAAAGTGCTAAAAGGGCATGCGGCATCTGTTTATTGTCTCTGTGTAGATTCAAGTTCATCAAGACTTTTCTCGGGGTCATCAGATAAAATGATAGGAGTGTGGTCTTTGGAAGAGTTTCTTCCTGACAGTTTTTCCATAAAATTGGATGCTTCCGTATACTCAATAAAGCAATTGGGCCAATTTCTATTCCTTGGACAAGGGCAAGGAGGGGTGCACATCATAGATCTGACTACCAAAAAGGAAGTTCGACACCTGAAGTATCATACTCGCCCTGTTTTTGAGATATTAGCCAATCCATCAAAGCCTTTTTTGTATTTCTTGGGTGGTGACGGGGTTTTGTCCATTGTTGATTCAGCTGACTTCTCCCTCAAATGGTCTTTGCCTCTATCAGATGATAAATTGCGTTCTGGCATTACGGACTCTGAAGGTGAGAGACTATTTGTAGGAGCAAGTGATGGCTACATCCGCATTCTCGAGACGGATTACTACAATGTGCTAAATGAAAAGCTAGCCCATGATGGTGGAGTATACGATATGGCATGGCTAAGCCCTAAAGAATTATTAACCGTCGGAAGAGATGGTCATATCCGACTCTGGGATAATAGGGATAGTGAGATCATAGAAAGAGAGGCTATTCCCGCACATAACTTTGCTATTTATTCTCTGGAAATTTCTCCGTCGGGAAAATATTTTGCCACAGGAAGCAGAGACAAGACTGTGAAAATTTGGAATCCTGATGACTTGAAACATCCATTGAGAATTTCCCGAAAGGGACCGCTGGGTCATACACATTCGGTAAATGCAGTGAAGTGGATAAACGATGGATTACTTGTAAGCGCAGGAGATGATCGAGACCTGTATTTTTGGACTATTTCAAATTCATAATGGTCAACCCACTTCTTAGTTTAGGTTCTATGAAAGTGCTTTTTGGTGGCATAGTACTCGCCTCATCTGAGATAGCGTAAAGTTCCTCTGCCGTAACCTCGCATAAGGTAAAAAGAGCTTTTGCATTGCCGCGTTCGATCGAGCTTTCGTAGGGTGCCAAACTCAAATTTCCGGGAATAAACTGAATCCGTTTATCTGTCTTCTGGTCGGTAATTCCCAAAATGGGCTCGAGTATTGTTGCGGTAAGAATAACGGAATCTAAATGACTCAAAGCAGATTCATCTCCTTCAAACTTTTTGAGTGAAAGCACATACCACCCACTTTTCAAGCGAAGTCCGAATTGCCTCTTTGAATGTGGAAGAAACTCACTACTCACTTTTTTGATAGTAAATTTTAGTCGAATACTATCCAGCAATTGATCGTCCTCGATTTCCATTCCTTTTCCAATAAGCCTGTGAAAGGGTGAAATTCTCAAAGTCTCACCGGGCATTACCAGAGCCATGGTATAATTATAGTCCTCCAAGCCGGTATGATCGGGATTCTCAGCTGCTTTCTTTTCGGCGAGGAGGGCCGAACTCGCCATCCGATGATGTCCGTCTGCGATATAGAGGGCATCCACTTTTTTGAATGCTATTTTTATTCGTTCAATATCCTCTTCATCGGATATGATCCACATGCGATGAGTAGTCTTGTCTGTAGTAGTAAACTCATATTCCGGTCTTTCGAGTCTCTTCGATGCTTTGAAGGCATCTATGGCTGAAATATGCTCGGGATATGTGAGTAAAACCGGTTCGGCATTGAAACCGCAAACATCCAGGTATTCGCAAAACATCTTTTCTCTTTTCGTCAGAGTCTGCTCGTGTTTTTTAATCAGTCCTTTTCGGTAATCTATTGTTGATACTCCACCGATGAAACCAATAAAGCTCGCCCATGGCGAAGATTGTTCATAGAGATAGAACGCCTTTTCATTATCGTTCAAAAGGTTTCTCTCCTTGATAAAAGATAAATATTGATCCCTGACTTTTTCGAATCTTTCACGGCTGTTCTTTTTCGGTTTTTCTCCAGTTGAAAACTCAGGGTTAATAATGTGAATGAAAGAATAGGGGTTTTCAGAAAGCTTTCTGTTTAAGGCAGCAGGAGTGTAGGAGACATACGATCGTGAAGCTACTAAGTGAGCTTTATCGCGAGGAGGTCTTACTGCCTTGAATGGAACTAAGTTTATCATGATGATCAGATGGTGGAGCGCGAAAATACATGATAGATTCTTACAAAGAAAAAAAGCCGTCTGCCAAAGGCAGACGGCTTTTTAAAATAATTAGTGAAAGCTTATTTAGCAATCATGAATTTATCGTTGATTACTTCGTTTTCAGTTGTCAAACGGTAGATATACACACCATTAGGCAGTGCAGAACCATCAAACTCGAAGCGGTACTCATTGTTTGGTTGAGCAACTCCAGTGAAGATTGCATCTACCAAACGGCCACTCATGTCAAATACTTCAAGTGTAGTGTATCCTTCTTCTACAACAGTAAACGTCACATTAGACTGACCTTCTGTTGGGTTTGGTAAAGAAGAGATAGCTGAACCTGGAGTAGTAAACTGTTGCCATGAGCTGTAAGGACCTGCTACTAAAGGATCAACTGAACAACCACAACGTACTCTCCACTCGTATTCTGTGCTGAAATCCAAAAGGTAACCAGGGATTTCAGTACTGCTTACGTCTTCGCCAAGAATAG
Proteins encoded in this region:
- a CDS encoding DUF1015 domain-containing protein produces the protein MINLVPFKAVRPPRDKAHLVASRSYVSYTPAALNRKLSENPYSFIHIINPEFSTGEKPKKNSRERFEKVRDQYLSFIKERNLLNDNEKAFYLYEQSSPWASFIGFIGGVSTIDYRKGLIKKHEQTLTKREKMFCEYLDVCGFNAEPVLLTYPEHISAIDAFKASKRLERPEYEFTTTDKTTHRMWIISDEEDIERIKIAFKKVDALYIADGHHRMASSALLAEKKAAENPDHTGLEDYNYTMALVMPGETLRISPFHRLIGKGMEIEDDQLLDSIRLKFTIKKVSSEFLPHSKRQFGLRLKSGWYVLSLKKFEGDESALSHLDSVILTATILEPILGITDQKTDKRIQFIPGNLSLAPYESSIERGNAKALFTLCEVTAEELYAISDEASTMPPKSTFIEPKLRSGLTIMNLK